The following nucleotide sequence is from Oceanispirochaeta sp. M1.
CACATAAAAGTCGCCACCACCCGAGGCATAATCATTTAATCAGTATGATGTTTTCTTGGAATCTTATGGAAAAAAGTCCTATTGTTTCTCAAATAAATACAATAATTATCATCTATATTACAATAGACTCATCATCCTATGAAACAAATCAATCTTCCAGTAGTTCCGGCATCACTTCTTGTCAGGAGTAAACCCTGTCTTATTGTAGGCGGAGGGAACATCGCCCTGGCTAAGATCAAACATCTTATATCGGGAGAAGCTGTTGTTACAGTTGTAGATCCGGAGCCCTGTGATGAGGTTTTTAAATTGTATCAGAGTGGGGTCATCTCTCTTCGGCGCTGCCTGTTTGAACCGGATATTTTTGATGAAGAGGCATATACCCTGGTATATGCAGCCACTTCATCATCAACTGTTAATGAAAAAGTCCTTGAACATTGCCGTCTCCGGAGTATTTTTTGCTGTGCAGTAGATCAAAATTGGACAGCTGGAGATTTTCTTACACCTGCTGTTATCAAAGGTGCATCAACGACTGTTGCAGTCTCTACAGGCGGCGGCAGTCATCGAAGATCCCGGGTTATAAAAGAACAGCTGAGCCGACAGTTAAAGGCTATAGAAGAGGCAGACTTGCTGGTTCTGGGAACAAGTCATAATGAACTCTCACTCAATCGCAGAGAACCATTTCATCTTGCTGCAGAGAGGCTTGAATCTTTCGCAGCCTTTCTACTGCATCTTCGGGGGATTCATGAATTTATGATTCTTAATACCTGTAATCGGGTTGAGTTGATAGCTGTCGCTCAGGGTAGTCTTGAATCTATATCTCTTATCAAGCAGTGGCTGGGCTATAATAAGCTTGAAGAAAATGAGTATTACTGCTATTGGGGCTGGGATGCGTATTCTCATCTTAATACTCTGACTTCCGGTCTTCTATCCCAGACTCCCGGAGAAAACCATATTGTCGCTCAGGTTAAGCAAGCCCATCAGGCAGCTGCTTCATTTGGCTGGAGTGGATTGATAATGAAACAGTGGCTTGATACGACTCTCCATGTGTCCCGGCATTTACGAAATGTAAGCTCTCCCCTTTTGAAACAAGTGGAATTGGAAGACCTCTGTGTGGAGTATCTTGAACGGAAAAACAGTAGTATCCGGCAGATCATTATCATCGGAACCGGGATGATCGGCAGGGGGCTTGTTGATCGATTCTATAATCTCGGTAAGCAGATACTCTGGTGTTATCATCAAAAACAGCCGGAGTTGAGTGAAGATGAGAGAAAGCAGATCACAATGATTTCCATGGAAAATATTGAGAATCATTTAGAGGCCGGGGAAGCTTTTTTCTGCGCTACTGGAAGCGCTGAATTCATTTTAAAGAATGAGATGAGAAAACAGTTCTCTGAATGCAGGGAGAGCTGGCTCATTGATCTTTCTCTTCCCAGGAACATTGATCCTGCCCTGGATAGAGGACCAGTTCATGTCATAGATCTGGATGATTTAAAGCACTGGTACAGGCGGGAAGCCGCCGATTGGGATCTAATAAAATATCAATGCAGCAAGCAGATTGAGGAGCATCGAAGAGATTATGAAAAAATCATCAATAGTTTTGCGTGTAGGAGCCAGGAACAGTAGACTGTCTCTACTCCAGTCGGAAAAGGGATTGTTTCGGCTCAAGGAAGAGCTTTCTATTGATAGCGCTTTTCCTGCATCTTTTAGACTTCTCGGCTTTTCCAGTCCAGGAGACCGAGACAAACAGATGGACCTCCATAATAGTCCGGAAGACTTTTTTACCCGTGATTTGGATAATGCTCTGTTGGACGGGACTCTTGATGCCGCAATTCACAGCGCAAAGGATTTGCCGGAAAACTGTCCTGACGGGATAGACTGGTTCTGGCTGCCTTGGCGTGCAGATCCAAGGGATGTGCTTGTGGCTCCTTTGGGTAAGGCTGTTCCCCTGAAAGGTACTGTGGGAGTCAGTTCTCAGAGGCGCGGGGACTATTGCCGGAACTTTCATCCGGGGCTGAAGCAGAAGGTTCTCCGGGGAACAATGGAAGAACGGCTGGAGCAACTCGACCGGGGTGACTTCGATGTTATTGTTACTGCTGCTGCTGCGATGGAACGACTTGGCTGGGAAAACAGGATTACCGCCTATATAGATGAGCAGTATCTGGCAGTTCCCGAAGGGCAGGGCTACCTGGCACTGACTTTCCGTCAGGGAGATGCCCGCTTTGAGTCTATTCGTTCTCTTTTTACAAAGAGTGTTCGTTTCGTGGGTGCCGGTCCCGGTCGGGCCGGGCTCTGCAGTGTTGAGGGGCTTGATGATATCCGTCATTGTGATATCTGTTTTTATGATGCTCTCATGGATCAGTCTTTGACAGATCATTGTAAGAATGCCGTTTATACAGGTAAAAGAAGCCATTTACATAGTCATCAACAGGAAGAGATCAGTCGGATGATCCTGGATGCAGCCCGCCAGGGGAAAAAGGTCGTCCGCCTTAAGGGTGGGGACCCGGGTATCTTCGGTCGGCTGAAAGAAGAGACCGATCTCCTTGATGCCCATGGTCTTCCTTATCGAGTACTTCCAGGAATCAGCAGCATGAGTGCCGCCACTACTGGTACAGGCATGCTCTTAACTAAACGGGGCTCTCACAGGGGATTTACCGCTATGACCCCAAGAATTGCGGGTGGAGGCTCTACTTCGGCAGGGGCGGATATAAGAGTAGCTCTTCCCATTGTCCTCTTTATGTCTATTAAAGGCGCTGCACCCGTGCTTCAGGAACTTCAGAGTGAGGGCTGGTCTGTAAATGAACCGGCAGCAGCTGTTTTTGATGCAGGCTCAGAGTCTCCTCTTATCCTACGTTCTACCCTGGGAGCTCTTGCCGGGGAGCTGGAGGCTTTGGACTCCTCATCTCCGGGATTGATCATTATCGGCGAAGCCGCGGCCGATTCTTTTGGCAGCTGGGGAGCTTTGAAAGGGGAGCGTGTACTTCTTACATCATCAGAGACCCTTATTTCTGTTGCCCGAGAAAAGGTTATTGATCTTGGTGGGCATCCACTTGTACATCCACTGATAACTTTGACTTCAACAAAAGCAGAATTAGATGATGTCTGTGACTTTGACTGGATATGCCTTACATCTCCTTCCAGTGCTCGCTTCTTTCTGGCTGAATTGAAGGCACAATCTGTAGATATTCGATCATTGCCCTCTATGATGGTTTGCGGCAGGCGGACGGCTGCTCCCCTTGAAGAGGCCGGTATCTTTCCCGATATTTGTCCCGAGAAGAACTTTAGTGCAAAGGGAATGCTGGAGGAAGTAAAGAAACGGAATTTGGGTAATGCCAGGATTCTTAAGCTTTCTTCAGATCGTGGGGGACAGAAACTGGCGGATGATTTAAAGAGCCTTGGCCTGAAACTGACAGATCGGGTTCTTTATAGAAATAACAATAGAGAGGGAGGAACACTTCCTTCTTTTGACAGTATTGTATTTACAAGTTCATCCGGGGTCTTCTCATTTATTGAACAGTATGGAGTTGATGCTCTGGATGGGCACAATATCGCTGTCATCGGTCAACCTACTGCTGAGTCTCTGAGTTCCAGGGGAATTAAGGATTATGTAATCAGCCGGGACGCTACTGTACAAAGTGCTGTTGAAGCTCTGGCTCTGGCTCGTGTTCACCGGGCTCTGGAACTCTAAAATTCAAGGAGAATATATGTCTAATTATCCCCAAATGAGGATGCGTCGGCTCAGAAAGAGTGAAAGTATTCGTAGATTGTTTGATAGTCCTTTGCCAGGACCGGAAAAGTTTGTCTGGCCTCTATTCATCTCAGAGGGTGAGGGAGTCCGGGAAGAGATCACTTCCATGGAGGGACAGTACCGCCTCTCCCCGGATAAATTATGCAGGGAAGTGGAATCTGCAGCAAAGGCAGGGATTGGTTCTGTTCTTCTGTTCGGTTTGACTGACAATGATAAAAAAGACGCCTGCGGTTCTGAAGCCTACCGGGAAGAGGGATCCATACAAAAGGCAATTACAGTACTGAAAAAGGAATTTCCTGATTTACCGGTAATGACAGATGTCTGTCTCTGCGCCTACACAGACCATGGTCACTGCGGTCCTCTGGATAAAGAAGGCAATGTGGATAACGATGCCTCACTTGAACATTTGAAAAAAATTGCCCTCTCCCATGCACGGGCCGGTGCAGATATTGTTGCACCCAGTGCCATGATGGATGGCCAGATCAGTGCAATACGTTCAGCCCTGGATTGTGAGCATTTTTCTGATATTTCCATCATGAGTTATTCCACAAAATTTGCTTCTGCTTTTTATGGCCCTTTCCGGGATGCAGAGAAGTCAGCTCCCGGGAAAGGGGATAGAAAAGGGTATCAGCAAAGCTGGGCCGATCCGAGGCAGGCTCTGAGGGAATCTTTGATGGATGAGGATGAGGGAGCGGATATCCTTATGGTGAAACCCGCTCTTCTCTACCTGGATGTTATAAAAACGGTCCGTGAAAATAGTCTTCTTCCTCTGGCGGCCTACAATACCAGTGGAGAATATGCCATGCTTATTGCTTCTGCTGAGAAAGGATACGGCAACCTTAAAGACATGGTACGAGAATCGATTGGAGCTATCAATCGGGCAGGAGCTGATTTGATTATAACATACTGGGCTTCCCGTTATAACGATTTATTCAAGGACTGAAAAAGTTTGTCGATCCTGCTGATTTGAGCGGGACAGAAGGAGTTAAAATGCAAACATCTAAAGATCTATTTAATAAGGCAAAAACTTTTATTCCCGGTGGTGTAAACAGCCCTGTCCGAGCCTTTACTTCTGTGGGAGCAGATCCAATTTATATGAAAAGCGGTCATGGTGCCTGGATGGTCAGTGAAGAGGGAGATGAATATCTGGATTTCTGCGGTTCCTGGGGGCCCCTTGTTTTAGGGCATGCCGATCCGGATGTGGTTCGGGCAGTTCAGGAAGCCGTATCCAGGGGTCTCAGT
It contains:
- a CDS encoding uroporphyrinogen-III synthase: MKKSSIVLRVGARNSRLSLLQSEKGLFRLKEELSIDSAFPASFRLLGFSSPGDRDKQMDLHNSPEDFFTRDLDNALLDGTLDAAIHSAKDLPENCPDGIDWFWLPWRADPRDVLVAPLGKAVPLKGTVGVSSQRRGDYCRNFHPGLKQKVLRGTMEERLEQLDRGDFDVIVTAAAAMERLGWENRITAYIDEQYLAVPEGQGYLALTFRQGDARFESIRSLFTKSVRFVGAGPGRAGLCSVEGLDDIRHCDICFYDALMDQSLTDHCKNAVYTGKRSHLHSHQQEEISRMILDAARQGKKVVRLKGGDPGIFGRLKEETDLLDAHGLPYRVLPGISSMSAATTGTGMLLTKRGSHRGFTAMTPRIAGGGSTSAGADIRVALPIVLFMSIKGAAPVLQELQSEGWSVNEPAAAVFDAGSESPLILRSTLGALAGELEALDSSSPGLIIIGEAAADSFGSWGALKGERVLLTSSETLISVAREKVIDLGGHPLVHPLITLTSTKAELDDVCDFDWICLTSPSSARFFLAELKAQSVDIRSLPSMMVCGRRTAAPLEEAGIFPDICPEKNFSAKGMLEEVKKRNLGNARILKLSSDRGGQKLADDLKSLGLKLTDRVLYRNNNREGGTLPSFDSIVFTSSSGVFSFIEQYGVDALDGHNIAVIGQPTAESLSSRGIKDYVISRDATVQSAVEALALARVHRALEL
- a CDS encoding NAD(P)-dependent oxidoreductase; translation: MKQINLPVVPASLLVRSKPCLIVGGGNIALAKIKHLISGEAVVTVVDPEPCDEVFKLYQSGVISLRRCLFEPDIFDEEAYTLVYAATSSSTVNEKVLEHCRLRSIFCCAVDQNWTAGDFLTPAVIKGASTTVAVSTGGGSHRRSRVIKEQLSRQLKAIEEADLLVLGTSHNELSLNRREPFHLAAERLESFAAFLLHLRGIHEFMILNTCNRVELIAVAQGSLESISLIKQWLGYNKLEENEYYCYWGWDAYSHLNTLTSGLLSQTPGENHIVAQVKQAHQAAASFGWSGLIMKQWLDTTLHVSRHLRNVSSPLLKQVELEDLCVEYLERKNSSIRQIIIIGTGMIGRGLVDRFYNLGKQILWCYHQKQPELSEDERKQITMISMENIENHLEAGEAFFCATGSAEFILKNEMRKQFSECRESWLIDLSLPRNIDPALDRGPVHVIDLDDLKHWYRREAADWDLIKYQCSKQIEEHRRDYEKIINSFACRSQEQ
- the hemB gene encoding porphobilinogen synthase: MSNYPQMRMRRLRKSESIRRLFDSPLPGPEKFVWPLFISEGEGVREEITSMEGQYRLSPDKLCREVESAAKAGIGSVLLFGLTDNDKKDACGSEAYREEGSIQKAITVLKKEFPDLPVMTDVCLCAYTDHGHCGPLDKEGNVDNDASLEHLKKIALSHARAGADIVAPSAMMDGQISAIRSALDCEHFSDISIMSYSTKFASAFYGPFRDAEKSAPGKGDRKGYQQSWADPRQALRESLMDEDEGADILMVKPALLYLDVIKTVRENSLLPLAAYNTSGEYAMLIASAEKGYGNLKDMVRESIGAINRAGADLIITYWASRYNDLFKD